In Ignavibacteriales bacterium, the following are encoded in one genomic region:
- the ftsA gene encoding cell division protein FtsA yields the protein MKKNIIAGLDLGTTKVCAIIAEQVDNHLNILGFGVAPSEGLNRGLVANISKTAEAITEAMHIASNRAGLTVKELNVGVAGEHITSLRHRNYVTINNPEREITEHDLDRLRADVQTIRIPSDRQILHIIPEEYSVDHQGGIDDPIGMCGSRLEAVNHVVLASIPAIQNIKKSVERAGYTVKDYVLQPIASSFAVLDENEKDLGVLLIDIGGGTTDIAVFHRKAIKHTKVIGVAGNQVTNDVRETLGIVTADAEKLKKEYGYATEHAIIKDEDIFIKGVGGRGNVKIPLSLLTQIISVRMKELFALIDNELRQAGFKNKIKAGVVLTGGGSLLKGCTELAEEVFGMPARIGVPLDLGSGLSNEVESPEFATVAGLIRGIPGKSSSEQFTTVKASGSEHKLNVIKLFKRLQEFFDKL from the coding sequence ATGAAAAAAAATATTATAGCAGGACTTGATCTTGGAACAACAAAAGTTTGTGCGATAATTGCCGAACAGGTTGACAATCATCTGAATATACTTGGATTCGGCGTCGCTCCTTCGGAAGGATTAAATCGGGGATTGGTTGCAAATATTTCTAAGACAGCTGAAGCGATTACCGAAGCAATGCATATTGCATCCAACAGAGCAGGTCTTACCGTGAAAGAATTAAATGTTGGTGTAGCGGGCGAGCACATAACAAGTTTACGTCATAGAAATTATGTAACAATTAATAATCCGGAACGAGAAATAACTGAGCATGATTTAGATCGTTTACGGGCTGATGTTCAGACTATACGAATTCCTTCCGATCGCCAGATACTTCACATAATTCCCGAAGAATATTCAGTTGATCATCAAGGCGGAATTGATGACCCGATCGGGATGTGCGGTTCGCGATTGGAAGCTGTGAATCATGTAGTACTTGCTTCGATACCTGCTATTCAAAACATAAAAAAATCTGTTGAGCGTGCAGGTTATACAGTTAAAGATTATGTACTTCAACCGATCGCATCAAGTTTTGCTGTGCTTGATGAAAACGAAAAAGATTTAGGTGTACTGTTGATTGATATCGGCGGCGGAACAACTGATATAGCAGTCTTTCACCGTAAAGCAATTAAACACACAAAAGTAATTGGAGTTGCCGGCAATCAGGTTACAAATGATGTTCGTGAGACTTTAGGAATTGTAACTGCCGATGCAGAAAAACTTAAAAAAGAATATGGCTACGCAACTGAACATGCAATCATTAAAGATGAAGATATTTTTATTAAAGGTGTTGGCGGAAGAGGAAACGTGAAAATTCCTTTATCGCTACTTACTCAAATAATAAGTGTACGCATGAAAGAATTATTCGCACTGATTGATAATGAACTCCGCCAAGCCGGATTCAAAAATAAAATTAAAGCAGGAGTTGTACTTACCGGCGGCGGATCTTTACTAAAAGGATGTACGGAATTAGCCGAAGAAGTTTTTGGAATGCCTGCTCGTATCGGTGTTCCTCTTGATCTTGGTTCAGGATTATCGAATGAAGTTGAAAGTCCTGAATTTGCAACTGTCGCAGGATTAATTAGAGGTATACCGGGAAAATCATCTTCAGAGCAGTTTACTACTGTAAAAGCAAGTGGCTCAGAACATAAATTAAATGTGATCAAACTATTCAAAAGATTACAAGAATTTTTTGATAAACTATAA
- a CDS encoding FtsQ-type POTRA domain-containing protein — protein MTKTAKILSTLFLILTIGLMIYLSVGLKNDIDYKISLISLDGNIHLSKEQYLGYANLLDKNNYEKLTLQIIKDRIEKHPYVQQAEVRYDGNSKVSVKIIEKTFDSILVDSVNQYIITENLQILPVFPQTKKIDYPIISNPVLGNGVRILSSLKNISDIVLASKIITEVKLLNPELYDSLSSIDMQNGNDVVLYFSSLNYPVIIGRGSEIRKVIYFNNFWTYLKGKEINNYMEYVDLRYGGHVYLGITEQNSQEGQKKS, from the coding sequence ATGACTAAGACAGCAAAGATATTAAGCACACTTTTTTTAATTCTTACGATCGGGTTGATGATATACTTATCGGTTGGATTGAAAAACGATATTGATTATAAGATAAGTCTAATCTCACTTGACGGAAATATTCATCTTTCCAAAGAACAATATTTAGGTTATGCAAATCTGCTCGATAAGAATAATTATGAAAAGCTCACACTTCAAATCATAAAAGATAGGATTGAAAAGCATCCTTACGTTCAACAAGCAGAAGTACGTTATGACGGTAACAGTAAGGTTTCGGTAAAAATAATTGAAAAAACATTTGACTCAATTTTAGTAGACAGTGTTAATCAATACATCATAACAGAAAATCTTCAAATACTTCCTGTATTTCCTCAGACAAAGAAAATTGACTACCCGATAATTTCCAATCCGGTTCTTGGCAACGGAGTGAGAATCTTATCTTCTCTAAAAAATATTAGCGACATCGTATTAGCATCGAAAATAATTACTGAAGTAAAATTGCTAAATCCGGAATTGTATGACAGCTTATCATCAATTGATATGCAAAACGGAAATGATGTCGTTCTCTATTTCTCGAGTTTGAATTATCCGGTAATTATTGGAAGAGGAAGTGAAATTAGAAAAGTAATCTACTTCAATAATTTCTGGACTTATTTGAAAGGGAAGGAAATAAATAATTACATGGAGTATGTGGATTTGCGCTACGGCGGACACGTATATCTCGGCATTACAGAACAGAATAGCCAGGAGGGTCAAAAGAAATCATGA
- the murC gene encoding UDP-N-acetylmuramate--L-alanine ligase yields the protein MQSNLLRQYENETMMMMTVKNVHFVGIGGIGMSGIAEILLNQGFNISGSDLNKTEVTERLESLGIKVYEGHSPENLKNADVVVYSSAVNLENPEVKEALKRKIPVIKRSEMLAECMRMKYGIGIAGTHGKTTTTSMVGLVLTEAGIDPTIIVGGKLSGLGGTNARLGKGDYIVVEADEFDRTFLKLTPVIAALTTLEREHLDTYKDLNDIKSAFVEFANKVPFFGFVVLCLDEPALQDVIPQINKKIFTYGITSQADIRATNISHSENHSEFSVVYLGKELGRIKINIPGLHNIKNSLVAVTIAKEMGVEFGVIKKSLESFNGVYRRFETKYNKEVMVIDDYGHHPTEINVTLDGIRRGWNRRLVVVFQPHLYSRTKDFYAEFGRSFLNSDIFICTDVYPAREKPIEGITGELIANTAKDFGHKNVYYEPDKTKIPELLQKIYKKDDLIITMGAGDIWKYGEKFVAFLKEKQK from the coding sequence GTGCAATCAAATTTGCTGAGACAATATGAGAATGAAACTATGATGATGATGACTGTTAAAAATGTTCACTTTGTCGGTATAGGCGGAATTGGAATGAGCGGTATAGCAGAAATATTATTAAACCAAGGATTTAATATTTCCGGTTCCGATCTAAATAAAACTGAAGTAACTGAACGATTGGAAAGTTTGGGCATCAAAGTTTATGAAGGACATTCACCGGAAAATTTGAAAAATGCCGATGTGGTTGTTTATTCATCTGCCGTTAATCTGGAAAATCCGGAAGTGAAAGAAGCATTAAAAAGAAAAATTCCGGTAATCAAACGTTCTGAAATGCTTGCCGAATGTATGAGAATGAAATACGGAATCGGAATTGCAGGTACACATGGAAAAACTACTACAACCTCTATGGTCGGATTGGTATTAACAGAAGCGGGAATAGATCCGACAATTATTGTCGGCGGAAAGTTGAGCGGGCTTGGCGGAACAAATGCCCGTTTAGGTAAAGGCGATTATATAGTAGTGGAGGCAGATGAATTTGACAGAACATTTTTAAAACTTACTCCGGTAATTGCAGCGTTAACAACTCTTGAAAGAGAACATTTAGATACATATAAAGATTTGAATGATATAAAATCCGCATTCGTAGAGTTTGCAAACAAGGTTCCGTTTTTCGGCTTTGTTGTTCTTTGTCTTGATGAACCGGCTCTTCAGGATGTTATTCCTCAGATCAATAAAAAAATTTTTACTTACGGAATAACATCGCAAGCAGATATTCGTGCAACAAATATTTCCCATTCTGAAAATCATTCTGAGTTTAGTGTGGTTTATCTTGGAAAAGAACTCGGAAGAATTAAAATCAATATTCCCGGATTACACAACATAAAAAATTCTCTTGTTGCGGTAACAATTGCCAAAGAAATGGGTGTTGAGTTCGGTGTTATTAAAAAATCGCTCGAATCATTCAATGGAGTTTACCGCCGATTTGAAACAAAGTATAATAAAGAAGTTATGGTCATTGATGATTACGGTCATCATCCGACAGAAATTAATGTAACGTTAGATGGAATTCGCCGCGGATGGAATAGAAGATTGGTTGTAGTATTCCAACCGCATTTGTATTCACGCACAAAAGATTTTTATGCTGAGTTCGGGCGTTCATTTCTGAACTCAGATATATTTATATGTACTGATGTATATCCGGCAAGAGAGAAACCGATCGAAGGAATTACCGGAGAACTTATTGCAAATACTGCAAAAGATTTTGGTCATAAGAATGTTTACTACGAACCGGATAAAACAAAAATTCCGGAACTCCTTCAAAAAATTTATAAGAAAGACGACCTCATTATTACAATGGGAGCCGGTGATATATGGAAATACGGCGAAAAATTTGTTGCATTCTTAAAAGAGAAACAAAAATAA
- the murG gene encoding undecaprenyldiphospho-muramoylpentapeptide beta-N-acetylglucosaminyltransferase, which translates to MKNRTPYRFVFVGGGTGGHLYPALAVAQQIRLMKPESEILFVGAKNKIEERVVPEYGFPFKAIWVSGFSRKLDINNLLFPVKLFVSAIQSFVINYGFKPRVAIGCGAYVSGPVVWSASVLGVKVMLLEQNSYPGITNRILEKKAHEIHIAFEESKKYFRDESKLKLSGNPIRINLRLSDKSEAKKKFGLNELKKVLLVVGGSGGARSINQAVADNVDQLVSNNIQVIWQTGQFYYEHYKKFSNESVKIFPFISDMSSAYSAADIVLARSGATTIAEVSFLSLPVVFVPSANVAANHQYMNAKALKVVNAAELIEDKNLKDEFFPVVNELIFNEARQEIMKKNISLFARPLAAKTIAESAIKFAETI; encoded by the coding sequence ATGAAGAATAGAACTCCATATCGTTTTGTTTTTGTTGGCGGCGGAACCGGCGGTCATTTATATCCTGCTCTTGCGGTTGCCCAACAGATTCGTCTGATGAAACCGGAATCTGAAATTTTATTTGTTGGCGCAAAAAATAAAATTGAAGAACGTGTAGTACCGGAATATGGTTTCCCTTTCAAGGCAATTTGGGTTAGCGGATTTTCACGAAAGTTAGACATAAACAATTTACTGTTCCCGGTAAAATTATTTGTTTCGGCGATTCAATCGTTCGTTATTAACTATGGATTCAAGCCGCGTGTAGCTATAGGATGCGGTGCATATGTTTCGGGTCCTGTCGTCTGGTCGGCATCAGTACTTGGTGTAAAAGTGATGTTGCTTGAACAGAATAGTTATCCCGGGATTACTAATAGAATCCTTGAAAAGAAAGCACACGAAATTCATATTGCGTTTGAAGAATCAAAAAAATATTTCAGAGACGAATCGAAATTAAAATTGAGCGGTAATCCTATAAGAATAAATTTGAGGTTGAGTGATAAATCCGAAGCAAAGAAAAAATTCGGATTGAATGAATTGAAAAAAGTATTGCTGGTAGTTGGAGGAAGCGGTGGTGCACGATCTATCAATCAAGCTGTTGCTGATAATGTAGATCAATTAGTATCGAACAATATTCAAGTCATTTGGCAGACAGGCCAATTTTATTATGAACATTATAAAAAATTCTCGAACGAATCAGTTAAAATATTTCCGTTCATCAGTGATATGTCTTCCGCATACTCAGCGGCAGATATTGTACTTGCACGTTCAGGAGCTACAACAATAGCTGAAGTATCATTTCTATCGTTGCCGGTTGTATTCGTTCCTTCGGCAAATGTTGCTGCAAATCATCAGTATATGAATGCCAAAGCATTGAAAGTTGTGAACGCAGCAGAATTGATAGAAGATAAAAATTTGAAAGACGAATTCTTTCCTGTGGTGAATGAATTAATCTTTAATGAAGCACGTCAGGAAATTATGAAAAAAAATATTTCATTATTTGCTAGACCATTAGCAGCAAAAACAATTGCCGAAAGTGCAATCAAATTTGCTGAGACAATATGA
- a CDS encoding FtsW/RodA/SpoVE family cell cycle protein yields the protein MNTSVKILIGLVVGFIMLGAIMVFTASGTYSFSRFNSFYFLFKSHLWKVFAAVGMMIIFSYFPYDKYREYSKWALILIITVLIFTFLFAAKVKGAQRWIDLGFMQFQPSEAAKVILIVHLAVMLEKMGDELKDFKKGFLLPLFWVAIVSALVLIQPNVSTSLIIVITSIVILFVAGARIKHILGIIVPVGLSLGSVMMIFRHSRERVITFIESLINGGDINIQVKQAKIALGSGGLLGVGLGHSRQSDLFLPESYGDFIFSILGEELGFVGAIVVLFLFLFLFAVCLVVAKKAQDRFGQLLVLGLGFNIIVSAFINACVVTGLIPTTGITFPFISFGGTSIILFAVSIGIIVNVGRQTVKTTELKIAQV from the coding sequence ATGAATACATCGGTTAAAATATTGATCGGATTAGTTGTGGGTTTTATTATGCTTGGAGCAATTATGGTTTTTACTGCCAGCGGTACTTACAGCTTTTCTAGATTTAACAGCTTTTACTTTTTATTCAAATCACATTTATGGAAAGTATTTGCTGCAGTAGGGATGATGATAATTTTTTCCTACTTCCCTTATGATAAATACCGCGAGTACAGTAAGTGGGCATTAATACTAATTATCACCGTATTGATTTTTACTTTTCTCTTTGCGGCGAAAGTTAAAGGCGCTCAACGATGGATTGATCTTGGATTTATGCAATTCCAACCTTCGGAAGCGGCTAAAGTAATTTTAATTGTTCACTTGGCTGTAATGCTGGAGAAAATGGGAGACGAACTAAAAGATTTTAAGAAAGGATTTCTTTTGCCGTTATTCTGGGTTGCCATTGTTAGCGCATTGGTTCTAATCCAACCAAATGTTAGTACAAGTTTAATCATAGTAATTACTTCAATTGTAATTTTATTTGTTGCAGGTGCTAGGATAAAACATATACTCGGCATTATTGTTCCTGTAGGTTTATCTCTGGGTTCTGTCATGATGATATTCAGACACTCACGTGAAAGAGTTATAACATTCATCGAAAGTTTGATAAACGGCGGTGATATTAATATACAAGTAAAGCAGGCAAAAATTGCTTTAGGCAGCGGAGGTCTTTTAGGTGTTGGATTAGGACACAGCAGACAGAGCGATTTATTTCTTCCTGAATCATACGGCGATTTTATTTTTTCAATACTTGGTGAAGAACTCGGTTTTGTAGGCGCAATAGTAGTTCTTTTCTTATTTCTTTTTTTGTTCGCTGTTTGTTTGGTCGTAGCCAAAAAGGCACAAGATAGATTTGGTCAGCTTCTTGTTTTAGGGTTAGGATTTAACATAATAGTCAGCGCTTTTATAAATGCGTGTGTAGTCACAGGATTAATTCCAACAACCGGAATCACTTTCCCATTTATTAGTTTCGGCGGAACATCAATTATTCTTTTTGCAGTGTCAATTGGAATAATTGTAAATGTTGGAAGACAGACGGTTAAGACAACAGAATTAAAAATTGCTCAAGTGTAA
- the murD gene encoding UDP-N-acetylmuramoyl-L-alanine--D-glutamate ligase: protein MDIRGKKISIIGAVRSGLGAAKLAKKLGAVPFISDSSSEKDLVDSISVLKSESIAYECGAHTEKVYDCALIVTSPGVPTNSAVLTSALKKNIKVVSEVEFASWFCKGSIISITGTNGKTTTTALMNYTLNQAGIKCYSAGNIGEAFSEITLDVREDEFVSLETSSFQLDFIDEFKPRFSMILNITPDHLDRYNNNFDEYIISKIKIAKNQNEEDFFIYNADDQNIKNNLKNRKVQKLAFSLLSEVPAGAFYKEGKIFFSWFGKISEICSASDLFIKGEHNIANALPVLIIAKLLNVPNQKIRNAFSSFKGVEHRIEFVRELNGVEYYNDSKATNVDSVYVALKSFDKPLYLILGGKDKGNNYDQIKELVKQHVKKIYAIGSSAQKVYDYFNSVILTEIKESLKACVETARIEAEPGSVILLSPACASFDMFKNYEHRGKVFKEEVNKLV from the coding sequence ATGGATATACGCGGGAAAAAAATATCGATCATTGGCGCCGTACGCAGCGGATTAGGTGCAGCCAAACTTGCAAAGAAACTTGGCGCTGTTCCTTTTATCAGCGATAGCAGTTCGGAAAAAGATTTAGTTGATTCAATTTCTGTTTTGAAGTCTGAATCAATTGCTTATGAATGCGGCGCTCATACAGAGAAGGTTTATGATTGCGCTCTAATCGTAACAAGTCCCGGAGTTCCGACTAATTCTGCTGTACTGACTAGTGCACTGAAAAAAAATATTAAAGTAGTCAGCGAAGTTGAATTTGCATCATGGTTTTGTAAAGGTAGTATTATTTCCATAACCGGAACGAATGGAAAAACAACAACTACAGCTTTAATGAATTACACATTGAATCAAGCAGGAATAAAATGTTATTCAGCGGGAAATATCGGCGAAGCATTTTCAGAGATTACTCTTGATGTGAGAGAAGATGAATTTGTTTCCTTGGAAACTTCAAGTTTCCAACTTGATTTTATAGATGAGTTCAAGCCGCGTTTTTCAATGATATTAAATATTACTCCGGATCATCTTGATAGATACAACAATAATTTTGATGAATACATTATTTCAAAAATCAAAATTGCAAAGAACCAAAACGAAGAAGACTTTTTTATTTATAACGCAGATGATCAAAACATAAAAAATAATTTGAAGAACAGAAAAGTTCAGAAACTTGCCTTCTCATTATTAAGCGAAGTTCCAGCCGGCGCTTTTTATAAAGAAGGCAAGATCTTCTTTTCATGGTTCGGAAAAATTAGTGAGATCTGCTCTGCAAGCGATTTGTTTATCAAGGGCGAACATAATATTGCAAATGCACTTCCTGTTCTGATCATAGCAAAGTTATTGAATGTACCGAATCAAAAAATTAGAAATGCATTTTCATCATTTAAGGGCGTAGAGCATAGAATTGAATTTGTACGTGAACTTAACGGTGTTGAATATTATAACGATTCAAAAGCAACAAATGTAGATTCCGTTTACGTAGCGCTAAAAAGTTTTGATAAACCATTGTATTTAATACTTGGTGGAAAAGATAAAGGAAACAATTACGATCAGATTAAAGAATTAGTTAAACAGCATGTTAAGAAAATTTATGCAATCGGTTCATCTGCACAGAAAGTTTATGATTATTTCAATTCAGTAATATTAACAGAAATAAAAGAATCTCTTAAAGCTTGTGTAGAAACAGCGAGAATAGAAGCAGAACCGGGTAGCGTTATTTTGCTTTCACCGGCTTGTGCAAGTTTTGATATGTTCAAAAATTATGAACATAGAGGAAAAGTTTTCAAAGAAGAAGTAAACAAATTGGTTTGA
- the mraY gene encoding phospho-N-acetylmuramoyl-pentapeptide-transferase, whose protein sequence is MFYYLLEYINKVFSPPGFDVFRFLTFRSAVAAITALLISFIFGPKIIRRLKKNQVDQPIRDEGPQTHKKKQGTPTMGGLIILLSVIVPVLLWSDIKSIYIILVLFGTVFLGGVGFLDDYLKVVKKVPQGLIARYKLMGQIFVGLVVGFAVYYLPEFAQYNTQTTLPFFKNLNWDFSYLYIPWVVFIITALSNAVNLTDGLDGLAIGTIIIVMLALAIIVYVTGNVIYSDYLNIIYLPGSGELTVFIAALIGAGLGFLWFNFYPAQVFMGDTGSLALGGAFGVMMILVKKDLLIPILGGIFFIETLSVIIQRLYFKYTKKKYGEGRRVFKMAPIHHHFEQLNWAEPKIVIRFYIITIILALMSLASFKIR, encoded by the coding sequence ATGTTTTACTATTTGCTTGAGTACATTAATAAAGTTTTTAGTCCACCCGGATTTGATGTATTCCGCTTTTTGACATTTCGATCTGCGGTTGCAGCTATTACGGCGTTGTTGATCTCTTTCATCTTCGGACCAAAGATAATCAGACGATTAAAGAAAAATCAAGTTGACCAACCAATACGCGATGAGGGACCGCAGACACACAAGAAGAAACAAGGAACACCTACAATGGGAGGTTTAATAATTCTCTTATCGGTCATTGTTCCGGTTCTATTGTGGAGCGATATTAAAAGCATTTATATAATTTTGGTTTTGTTCGGCACTGTGTTTTTAGGCGGAGTTGGTTTCTTAGATGATTATTTGAAAGTAGTTAAAAAAGTTCCTCAAGGATTAATTGCCCGTTACAAATTAATGGGACAAATTTTTGTTGGTCTCGTTGTTGGATTTGCGGTTTATTACTTACCCGAATTTGCACAATACAATACACAAACGACTTTACCATTCTTCAAAAATCTGAATTGGGATTTTTCCTATCTATATATACCGTGGGTTGTTTTCATTATTACCGCACTTTCGAACGCTGTAAATCTAACAGACGGACTTGACGGACTTGCTATCGGTACGATAATTATTGTCATGCTAGCGCTCGCAATAATAGTTTATGTAACCGGCAACGTTATCTATTCGGACTATCTAAATATAATTTATTTACCAGGCAGTGGAGAATTAACGGTTTTCATCGCGGCATTGATCGGTGCTGGACTAGGATTTCTTTGGTTCAATTTTTATCCGGCTCAAGTATTTATGGGTGATACAGGTTCTCTTGCACTCGGCGGTGCTTTTGGTGTAATGATGATTCTCGTTAAAAAAGATTTGCTGATTCCAATTCTTGGCGGAATATTTTTTATTGAAACGTTATCCGTGATCATTCAACGTCTTTATTTCAAATACACAAAGAAAAAATACGGTGAAGGAAGAAGAGTTTTTAAGATGGCTCCGATTCACCATCACTTTGAACAACTGAATTGGGCAGAGCCGAAAATTGTAATCCGGTTTTATATCATCACAATAATTTTAGCATTAATGAGTTTAGCTTCATTCAAAATAAGATAA
- a CDS encoding UDP-N-acetylmuramoyl-tripeptide--D-alanyl-D-alanine ligase encodes MGKIKITIEDLFNISSAVIYNPDAFKPVSNVEIDSRRVKKGSLFVAIKGEKYDGHDFILDALKKGANAVIIDSRKLKKFSFLEIPVVAVNNTTRVYGELAKIWRNKISAKVISITGSNGKTTVKEMIASLLSEKYNVVKTVANNNNHIGVPLTILGTDEKCEVLVLEQGTNHFNEIEYSANISRPDYAMITNIGDSHLEFLKNREGVYKEKSALLDITEIHGGTVFLNMDDAVIKKHSKNYWNKVTYGFNGSVDVKGKILGYTNEGNSRVQLKSKTLSFAFREGFREIILHLYGEANAKNFLAAAAIALKLGLNEKEILNGTKNIKPVHGRLEVKKFKDAVVIDDTYNSSPSSVESAVDLIKKIKTHKRKIIVLGDMLELGKQSEKLHKDLAKLFSSDKNLFVLTTGNMMKHLNKALRKKKVKSIHFHIREALSLYLQYEEIENSVILVKGSRGMKMEEFVNVLEKRFE; translated from the coding sequence ATGGGCAAGATAAAAATTACGATCGAGGATTTATTTAATATTTCATCTGCGGTGATTTACAATCCCGATGCATTCAAACCGGTTTCGAACGTTGAGATTGATTCGCGCAGAGTAAAAAAAGGAAGTTTGTTCGTTGCTATCAAAGGTGAAAAATATGACGGACACGATTTTATTCTCGATGCTCTTAAGAAAGGGGCTAATGCAGTAATTATTGATTCGAGGAAGTTGAAGAAATTTAGCTTCCTCGAAATTCCCGTTGTCGCTGTTAATAACACGACAAGAGTATATGGCGAGCTTGCAAAAATTTGGCGCAACAAAATTTCGGCAAAGGTTATTTCAATCACAGGAAGTAATGGTAAAACTACAGTTAAAGAAATGATTGCTTCTCTACTTAGTGAAAAATATAATGTTGTTAAAACAGTGGCGAACAATAACAATCACATCGGCGTCCCATTAACAATTTTAGGAACTGATGAAAAATGCGAAGTATTAGTTCTCGAGCAAGGCACAAATCATTTTAATGAAATTGAGTACTCTGCAAATATTTCCAGACCGGATTACGCAATGATTACAAATATCGGTGATTCACATTTGGAGTTTCTAAAAAATCGTGAAGGAGTATATAAAGAAAAATCTGCTCTTCTGGATATTACCGAGATACATGGCGGAACAGTTTTCCTGAATATGGACGATGCGGTAATAAAAAAACATTCTAAAAATTATTGGAACAAAGTTACATATGGATTTAACGGTTCGGTAGATGTGAAAGGGAAAATATTAGGCTACACAAATGAAGGTAATTCTCGTGTTCAGCTTAAATCTAAAACCCTCTCTTTCGCCTTTAGGGAGGGTTTTAGAGAAATTATTCTTCATTTGTATGGAGAAGCTAATGCAAAAAATTTCTTAGCTGCTGCTGCAATAGCTCTTAAACTAGGATTGAATGAAAAAGAAATTCTCAACGGAACAAAAAATATTAAACCGGTTCATGGAAGATTAGAAGTAAAGAAATTTAAGGACGCTGTTGTTATTGATGACACTTACAATTCTAGTCCGTCTTCGGTAGAATCGGCAGTAGATCTAATTAAAAAGATTAAAACACATAAAAGGAAAATAATCGTACTCGGAGATATGTTAGAACTCGGTAAACAATCTGAAAAATTACATAAAGATTTAGCAAAGCTTTTTTCGTCGGATAAAAACTTATTTGTTCTTACTACCGGTAATATGATGAAACATTTGAACAAAGCACTCAGAAAGAAAAAAGTAAAATCAATCCACTTTCACATTCGCGAAGCATTGTCTCTCTATTTACAGTACGAAGAAATTGAGAACTCGGTTATTCTAGTAAAGGGTTCCCGCGGAATGAAGATGGAGGAATTTGTAAACGTATTGGAGAAAAGGTTTGAATAA